The following proteins are co-located in the Pedobacter sp. FW305-3-2-15-E-R2A2 genome:
- a CDS encoding PASTA domain-containing protein, whose protein sequence is MSKFISYLKTKSFRNNFIAAIVTVVVIVLAAFFSLRYYTKHGEGLNVPVLKGLAFTQAVSKLEDLGLRYEVDSVFVMDSPPGIVIDQDPEANTFVKGNRTIYLTVNVALAPNVKFPDIEFKPLREAQALIENYGLKLGDTTYRSDVSRDVVLQAMFGGQPLKAGESLPKGSRIDFVLGDGKGNEEVDIPSLIGLTKDEAVFALKNGAMLTLGTVTYEGEIIDSANAVIIRQDPFLTDSVSKVKIGTPVNITLSNKK, encoded by the coding sequence ATGAGCAAATTCATATCTTACCTAAAGACGAAATCCTTTAGAAACAACTTTATTGCCGCGATTGTAACTGTAGTGGTGATTGTACTGGCTGCTTTCTTTAGTTTAAGATATTACACCAAACATGGCGAGGGATTAAATGTCCCGGTATTAAAGGGCCTTGCCTTTACGCAAGCGGTAAGTAAGCTGGAAGATCTTGGGCTTCGTTATGAGGTAGACTCTGTTTTTGTGATGGATTCGCCTCCGGGAATTGTGATTGATCAGGATCCTGAAGCCAACACTTTTGTAAAAGGCAACAGAACGATTTATTTAACCGTAAATGTAGCCCTGGCACCGAATGTTAAATTTCCGGATATCGAGTTTAAACCTTTGAGAGAAGCGCAGGCGCTGATTGAGAATTATGGGCTTAAACTTGGGGACACCACTTACAGATCTGATGTGAGCAGGGATGTAGTCCTTCAGGCTATGTTTGGCGGACAGCCGCTTAAAGCTGGGGAGTCTTTACCTAAAGGTTCCAGAATTGATTTTGTATTAGGTGATGGAAAAGGAAATGAAGAAGTTGACATTCCTTCCCTAATCGGCCTGACTAAAGATGAGGCTGTTTTTGCTTTAAAAAATGGAGCAATGCTTACCTTAGGTACGGTTACTTATGAAGGAGAGATTATCGACAGTGCAAATGCCGTTATTATCAGACAGGATCCTTTCCTGACAGACTCTGTTTCGAAAGTTAAAATCGGCACGCCGGTAAACATTACCTTATCCAACAAGAAATAA
- the mltG gene encoding endolytic transglycosylase MltG produces the protein MTNEKSFKTKTKVILGALLVLLVIGGYYGLQFYKVYFAPNTTGKEKYLYVRTGHTLDDLFEEIRRKDILTDIGTFSQAAAKMDLKGALKPGRYKIAKGMTNRGLINMLKAGNQEPVKLKFQNIRKKENFAGYLAKSLESDSLTFIKLLDSAALIEKYGFNKDNSYTMFIPNTYELYWNTSPSEFFEKMQKEYEKFWNDSRKAKAAALNLSPIQVSILASIVDAEALYDKEMPIIAGLYLNRLNKGILLQADPTVIYANDDFTVKRVTNSLLQVQSRYNTYKYAGLPPGPIMMPSINAIDAVLNKDNNNYIYMCAKEDFSGFHNFAVTVQEHETNAKKYREALNKRNIYK, from the coding sequence ATGACAAACGAGAAAAGCTTTAAAACAAAAACTAAGGTAATATTAGGGGCATTATTGGTCCTGCTGGTTATTGGAGGATATTACGGATTACAATTCTATAAGGTTTACTTTGCACCTAATACGACAGGAAAAGAGAAATATCTTTATGTAAGAACGGGACATACACTGGATGATTTATTTGAAGAAATTCGTCGTAAGGACATCCTGACGGATATCGGAACGTTTAGTCAGGCTGCAGCAAAGATGGACTTAAAAGGTGCTTTGAAACCGGGACGTTATAAGATTGCTAAAGGAATGACGAACCGCGGCTTGATCAATATGCTGAAAGCAGGAAATCAGGAACCGGTAAAGCTGAAGTTTCAGAACATCAGAAAGAAAGAGAATTTTGCCGGATATCTGGCGAAAAGCCTGGAGTCTGACTCGCTTACTTTCATCAAATTGCTGGATTCAGCAGCCTTGATTGAAAAATATGGCTTCAATAAAGACAATAGCTATACGATGTTTATTCCGAACACTTACGAGTTGTACTGGAATACCTCCCCTTCCGAGTTCTTTGAGAAAATGCAAAAAGAATATGAGAAGTTCTGGAATGACTCGCGCAAGGCGAAAGCAGCGGCATTAAATTTAAGCCCTATCCAGGTTTCTATTCTTGCTTCAATTGTAGATGCGGAGGCTTTGTACGACAAAGAGATGCCGATTATTGCAGGTTTATACCTGAACCGATTGAACAAGGGAATCCTGCTTCAGGCAGATCCAACAGTGATTTATGCGAATGATGATTTTACCGTAAAAAGAGTTACCAATTCTCTTTTACAGGTGCAGTCCAGATACAATACCTACAAATATGCAGGATTGCCTCCGGGACCGATCATGATGCCTAGTATCAATGCGATTGATGCAGTATTGAACAAAGACAATAACAACTACATTTATATGTGTGCGAAAGAGGATTTTTCTGGCTTTCATAATTTTGCAGTTACCGTTCAGGAACATGAGACCAATGCAAAGAAATACAGAGAAGCTTTAAACAAACGCAACATTTACAAATAG
- a CDS encoding thioesterase family protein yields the protein MYTHSTKVRVRYGETDQMGYVYYGNYAEYYEVARVEMLRSLGMDYASMESSGVMMPVLELNCKYIKPALYDQEITIKTTIHDLPGVRIHFVYELFNEAEELINIGKTTLVFVDMAKNKPCSPPENFMEKLKGFFN from the coding sequence ATGTATACACATAGCACTAAGGTTAGGGTACGTTACGGAGAAACGGACCAGATGGGATACGTATATTATGGCAATTACGCCGAGTATTATGAGGTGGCAAGGGTAGAGATGCTTCGCAGCCTTGGGATGGATTATGCCAGCATGGAAAGCAGCGGAGTGATGATGCCTGTTTTAGAGCTGAATTGCAAATACATCAAACCGGCGTTATATGATCAGGAGATTACCATCAAAACGACCATTCATGACCTTCCGGGTGTCCGCATACATTTTGTGTATGAATTGTTCAATGAAGCGGAAGAACTGATCAACATCGGAAAAACAACGCTGGTATTTGTGGATATGGCGAAAAATAAACCTTGCTCTCCTCCTGAAAATTTCATGGAAAAGTTAAAGGGATTTTTTAATTAA
- a CDS encoding YihY/virulence factor BrkB family protein translates to MEWVHRQLLKVRIYALFIAWTKVCVLPGFSPLPLYTVASFFFKEIGKDSLVNKASSLAYNFMLALFPAIIFLFTLIPFIPRRIGFQKQLMDFIVLILPADAYRAFETTLNEIVNKPNRGLLSFGFFLSLFFATNGVHSLMMAFNKSSLIIETRTWVKQRLIAILLTVAIALSVIICIVAMTIGEVALNYIDGELNIKGNFIAYVIQLTRWSLLGILYFVTISILYKYGPAHAKKWKFFSAGSCLATVLAFLTIWGFSFYINNFSSYNKVYGSISTLIVLMIWLYLNSLILLVGFELNASVDLSKRSVKIIRPNFNMFKKTLSDRDNSER, encoded by the coding sequence ATGGAGTGGGTACATAGGCAATTGTTAAAAGTCAGGATTTATGCTTTGTTTATCGCCTGGACCAAAGTATGTGTACTTCCTGGTTTCAGCCCGCTACCGCTTTATACTGTTGCTTCGTTTTTTTTCAAAGAGATTGGGAAGGATTCTTTAGTCAATAAGGCTTCTTCCCTTGCTTATAACTTCATGTTGGCGCTATTTCCTGCCATCATCTTCCTCTTTACCTTAATTCCATTTATTCCAAGGCGTATAGGCTTCCAGAAGCAACTGATGGACTTCATTGTGCTCATCCTGCCAGCTGACGCTTACAGAGCCTTTGAAACGACTTTAAATGAGATCGTGAATAAGCCTAACCGGGGATTGTTATCCTTTGGTTTCTTCCTGTCTTTATTCTTTGCTACAAATGGTGTACATAGCCTTATGATGGCTTTTAATAAGTCGTCCCTGATCATAGAGACCAGGACCTGGGTAAAACAACGCTTAATTGCAATATTATTGACGGTAGCCATTGCCCTATCGGTGATCATATGTATCGTTGCCATGACGATTGGAGAAGTGGCTTTAAATTATATAGATGGTGAGTTGAACATTAAAGGGAACTTTATTGCCTACGTGATTCAATTGACACGATGGTCGCTCCTGGGGATTCTGTATTTTGTGACGATTTCTATTCTGTACAAATACGGACCGGCACATGCGAAGAAATGGAAATTCTTCAGCGCAGGTTCCTGCCTGGCCACCGTCCTCGCATTTTTGACGATCTGGGGTTTCTCTTTTTACATCAACAATTTCAGTTCCTACAATAAAGTATATGGTTCGATCAGTACTTTAATTGTCCTGATGATCTGGCTTTATCTGAATTCTTTGATCTTATTGGTCGGATTTGAGCTCAATGCAAGTGTAGATTTATCGAAAAGAAGTGTGAAAATCATCAGGCCGAACTTCAATATGTTCAAAAAAACGCTTTCTGACAGGGATAATTCAGAAAGATAA
- a CDS encoding site-specific integrase, protein MKTNFSLLFYMKKPKNYQKGVAPIYLRITVNGNRSEVTTGRSCEPSRWNARVGRANGNKEEIKTLNTFLDHLQIKVYEAHSLLMEADEMITAETLRNKFQGKTEKCMTLIEVFKDHNQKMESLIGSEFKKGTAERYRTSLKHTIEFITWKYGIVDIEIKKVDYTFISEYDYYLRSVRKCANNSAVKYLKNFGKIIRICLSNGWLNIDPFLNYKPKVKKVDRVYLNTEEIQLMANKKMATDRLTHVRDIFLFSCFTGLAYIDVKNLRRMDIVNGIDGEKWISIKREKTDTPSRIPLLPMASALLSKYQDNRICLNTRMLFPVLSNQKMNSYLKEIADFCGIDKPITFHIARHTFATTVTLLNGIPIESVSKMLGHTNIQTTQHYAKILDIKVGADMALLKKKYAVI, encoded by the coding sequence ATGAAAACCAATTTCAGCTTGCTCTTCTACATGAAGAAGCCAAAGAATTATCAAAAAGGCGTTGCCCCTATTTATTTACGCATTACTGTGAATGGTAACCGATCAGAAGTAACCACTGGACGTAGTTGTGAACCGTCTCGATGGAATGCCCGTGTAGGCAGGGCAAATGGTAATAAAGAAGAAATAAAGACATTGAATACCTTCTTAGACCATTTACAGATCAAAGTTTATGAAGCGCACAGCCTTTTAATGGAAGCAGATGAAATGATTACTGCCGAAACGCTGCGTAATAAATTCCAGGGCAAGACGGAAAAGTGTATGACCTTAATTGAAGTCTTTAAGGATCATAACCAGAAAATGGAATCATTGATTGGAAGTGAGTTTAAAAAGGGAACAGCGGAGCGTTATCGGACCTCATTAAAGCACACGATAGAATTCATAACGTGGAAATATGGTATCGTAGATATTGAAATCAAAAAAGTTGATTATACTTTCATTTCTGAGTATGATTATTACCTCCGTTCTGTACGTAAATGCGCAAACAACTCTGCCGTAAAGTATCTGAAGAACTTTGGTAAGATTATCCGAATTTGCCTTTCTAATGGTTGGTTAAACATTGATCCGTTCTTAAACTACAAACCTAAAGTCAAAAAAGTAGATCGGGTTTATCTCAATACTGAAGAAATACAATTAATGGCGAATAAAAAGATGGCAACTGATAGACTTACCCATGTGAGGGACATCTTTTTGTTTTCCTGTTTCACCGGACTGGCTTATATAGATGTTAAAAATTTGAGAAGGATGGACATTGTCAACGGCATAGATGGCGAGAAATGGATTTCCATAAAAAGGGAGAAAACCGACACTCCTTCTCGCATTCCCTTACTGCCAATGGCCTCTGCCCTATTGAGTAAATATCAGGATAACCGGATCTGCTTAAATACCAGAATGCTGTTTCCAGTTTTAAGTAATCAGAAGATGAATAGCTATCTAAAGGAAATAGCCGATTTCTGCGGCATAGATAAGCCAATAACCTTTCATATTGCCCGGCATACTTTTGCAACAACTGTTACTCTACTGAATGGCATTCCTATTGAAAGTGTTTCAAAAATGCTAGGACATACAAATATCCAGACTACTCAACATTATGCAAAAATTCTGGATATTAAAGTTGGTGCTGATATGGCGCTATTGAAAAAGAAATATGCTGTAATTTAA